A genome region from Anopheles stephensi strain Indian chromosome 2, UCI_ANSTEP_V1.0, whole genome shotgun sequence includes the following:
- the LOC118502425 gene encoding uncharacterized protein LOC118502425, whose protein sequence is MPVTRASTKDMDTVELSGAETAVMQQPEVSMQVQVLRIKLKVVHKRLINMQTDPTIAQVQSKMLEELKAEQHTLLNQLIEQLPYDLDKDIAEDEVFQAEYLVKAASLQSMDVKPPPVAAQLVMPQHRLHIPMPTFDGSYEQWPKFKAMFQDIMSRANESDAVKLHHLNKALTGKAAGIINASMMNSNNFESVWEILVQRFENPRLIVDKHIAGLLHLKALPRESAKDLRHLAETCKAHVDGLIFMEKPIDGTSNLIITHILSSCLDAETRKLWERSLKHGEFPELYKTLEFITRQTEVLESCATKEPQQRQPSGKPASTKAFVSSTPNPPQLCCALCKQQHPLHKCPTLLILTTTDKIEKLKTLNRCFNCFGTGHAVSKCPSPWSCRHCKGRHHTLIHVENSRVTPGPSPVTGRQSTTATTTLTTVVSSTVLLSTAMLNITDSAGVTHPARVLLDSGAQSSFITGRLAQFLCLPRKLVNIPLSGIGGSAGSNVRYTVTTTIHSRCSSYNATVEMLVLPKLTVEMPRQYINISHWSIPEACVLADPSFNNPAPIDLILGASLFYEILRTGRLSLGDNMPTLQETEFGWVVSGNTIIEEPLSSSMCAVVTHTNELDSLMKRFFELEEVSGTPSWSNEERACEEHYTATTTTDINGRYVVRLPRKAEMIGKLGDSKTSALRRFLAIERRLQREPETQQAYVDFMNEYLRLGHMSKVAATSMDAETFYLPHHPVFKADSTTTKCRVVFDASSKSSTGVSLNDTLMVGPTIQQDATSILMRFRTRAVALTADVAKMYRQVLVHPTDRSLQRILWRNSPNEPIEEYELNTVTYGTASAPFLAVRSLQQTVEDHGKEYPAAAARSCDFYVDDFVSGSDSPAEAESLQVQTVELYAKTGFELRKWASNKPSVLQHVDQQQLAATPSAESGAEGVLATLGLVWDSSSDNMSFKINAPYVIGPITKRKVLSCIARIYDPLGIVDPVKAMAKQFLQRIWTLQTDQQHPWGWDDELPHHLQGQWINFHNQLIHLQELHIPRVAIGPDSISSQFHFFCDASEKGYGACCYIRSCNEQGVVTIQLFASKTKVTPISSKHSIARLELCAAQLASLLYNRVKSAVELQSPATFWTDSTTVVHWLRGSPSCWKPFVANRVSQVQQLTTGCAWRHIAGIDNPADLASRGCLSKELLNNPLWWQGPPWLNQPEEQWPESSISSFDDDAAAERRASTVACAVVEKPHHRVFTLYSSFSKLRRMMAYWVQYFNRCSKRRSYTGPGITTADLREAEEVMCRLAQRDYFTQEIRALQRKESISSSSKLKWLHPQLGADGIIRVGGRLSNALLSEDTKHPIVVPNGHPLAHLLMDHFHKTLLHAGPQLMLIAPLQLGRPKKIRAQSVVHGMAGM, encoded by the exons ATGCCAGTGACACGTGCGTCGACAAAGGACATGGACACCGTGGAGTTATCTGGAGCAGAAACTGCAGTAATGCAGCAACCAGAAGTGTCCATGCAAGTGCAAGTGTTGCGCATCAAGTTGAAGGTCGTGCATAAAAGGCTGATCAACATGCAGACCGATCCAACGATTGCACAAGTGCAATCCAAAATGCTGGAAGAGCTGAAGGCTGAACAACATACACTGCTGAATCAACTCATCGAGCAGCTACCGTATGATTTGGACAAGGACATCGCTGAGGACGAAGTGTTCCAGGCCGAATATTTGGTGAAAGCGGCATCTCTTCAGAGCATGGACGTCAAGCCTCCGCCGGTGGCAGCACAACTCGTAATGCCGCAACACCGTCTCCACATCCCGATGCCTACGTTCGACGGTAGCTACGAACAGTGGCCAAAGTTCAAGGCTATGTTCCAGGACATCATGAGCCGAGCCAATGAGTCTGATGCTGTGAAACTTCATCATTTGAACAAGGCGTTGACAGGAAAGGCTGCCGGCATAATCAACGCCTCAATgatgaacagcaacaacttcgAGAGTGTATGGGAGATCTTAGTCCAGCGGTTCGAGAACCCCCGGTTGATCGTCGACAAACACATCGCCGGGTTGTTACACCTCAAGGCGCTACCCCGAGAGTCTGCAAAGGATCTTCGTCACCTTGCCGAGACTTGTAAGGCGCATGTTGACGGTCTCATCTTCATGGAGAAGCCCATCGACGGAACCAGCAACCTCATCATCACCCACATTCTGTCATCGTGCCTAGATGCGGAAACTCGGAAGTTGTGGGAACGCTCGTTAAAGCATGGAGAGTTTCCTGAGCTGTACAAAACTCTTGAGTTCATCACTCGGCAGACGGAAGTGTTGGAAAGCTGTGCAACGAAGGAGCCTCAACAACGACAACCGTCGGGAAAACCAGCGAGCACCAAGGCATTTGTGTCATCGACTCCGAACCCTCCGCAGCTCTGTTGCGCTTTGTGTAAGCAGCAACATCCATTACACAAGTGCCCCACGTTGTTAATACTGACGACTACGGATAAGATCGAGAAGCTGAAAACATTGAACCgctgcttcaactgttttggtaCCGGACATGCAGTTTCTAAATGTCCCTCACCATGGTCGTGTCGTCACTGCAAGGGCAGGCATCACACGTTGATTCATGTGGAGAACTCACGTGTAACACCTGGTCCATCACCTGTTACTGGAAGACAATCTACAACCGCTACGACAACATTAACCACAGTTGTGTCATCCACTGTGTTGCTTTCGACGGCAATGCTCAACATCACCGACAGCGCAGGAGTCACCCATCCGGCACGTGTTCTTCTGGACAGCGGAGCACAATCCAGCTTCATCACTGGCAGGCTAGCCCAATTCCTATGTTTACCACGCAAATTGGTAAACATTCCCTTGTCAGGGATTGGTGGCAGCGCAGGATCGAACGTGCGATACACCGTGACTACTACCATTCATTCCCGATGCTCCAGTTACAATGCAACGGTGGAAATGTTAGTGCTTCCCAAACTGACGGTGGAAATGCCACGACAGTACATCAACATCAGCCACTGGAGTATTCCTGAAGCATGTGTTCTGGCTGACCCGTCGTTCAACAACCCAGCGCCTATCGACCTGATACTGGGAGCATCACTCTTCTACGAGATCCTGAGGACCGGACGGCTATCGTTGGGTGACAACATGCCAACGCTCCAAGAAACCGAATTtggttgggttgtcagcggaAACACCATCATCGAGGAACCATTGTCATCTTCAATGTGTGCAGTCGTCACGCACACCAACGAGCTGGACTCTTTGATGAAGAGATTCTTCGAACTAGAAGAGGTGAGCGGCACACCAAGCTGGAGCAACGAAGAACGTGCGTGTGAGGAGCATTATACAGCGACAACTACCACAGACATCAACGGTCGATACGTGGTTCGACTTCCCCGGAAAGCCGAAATGATCGGCAAACTTGGGGACTCAAAGACCAGCGCACTAAGAAGGTTCTTAGCAATAGAACGACGACTTCAAAGAGAACCGGAAACTCAACAAGCCTatgttgatttcatgaacGAGTACCTTCGCTTAGGTCATATGAGCAAGGTGGCAGCTACATCGATGGACGCTGAGACGTTCTATCTACCTCATCATCCGGTCTTCAAAGCCGACAGCACCACTACCAAGTGCCGTGTCGTCTTTGACGCATCGAGCAAATCATCAACGGGAGTATCATTGAATGATACGTTAATGGTCGGGCCGACCATTCAACAGGATGCTACCTCCATTTTGATGCGGTTCCGTACAAGGGCTGTTGCCCTCACAGCAGACGTGGCTAAAATGTACCGGCAGGTTTTGGTACATCCCACCGATCGATCCCTGCAACGCATCCTGTGGCGGAATTCACCAAACGAGCCCATCGAGGAGTATGAGCTCAACACCGTGACGTATGGGACAGCATCTGCACCGTTCCTGGCAGTACGATCATTACAACAAACGGTAGAAGATCATGGGAAGGAATATCCGGCTGCAGCTGCGCGATCCTGTGACTTCTACGTGGATGATTTCGTGTCTGGAAGTGATTCGCCGGCAGAGGCTGAATCCCTACAAGTACAAACGGTAGAATTGTACGCGAAGACGGGGTTCGAGCTACGAAAATGGGCTTCCAACAAGCCATCCGTGCTACAGCATGTGGACCAACAGCAGTTAGCAGCCACTCCATCTGCTGAATCGGGAGCCGAAGGAGTTCTGGCAACTCTTGGTTTAGTTTGGGACTCATCTTCCGACAACATGAGTTTCAAAATCAACGCGCCCTACGTTATTGGGCCAATAACGAAGCGGAAGGTCCTTTCTTGCATCGCCAGGATCTACGATCCTTTGGGAATTGTTGACCCAGTGAAAGCCATGGCGAAGCAATTTCTCCAACGTATCTGGACTCTTCAGACGGACCAGCAACATCCCTGGGGATGGGACGACGAACTACCGCATCACCTTCAAGGACAATGGATCAACTTCCACAACCAATTGATCCATCTACAGGAGCTACACATTCCTCGTGTAGCAATTGGACCTGACAGCATCTCTAGCCaattccatttcttttgcgaCGCGTCAGAAAAGGGATATGGAGCATGCTGTTACATCAGGAGCTGCAACGAACAGGGAGTCGTCACGATTCAACTGTTCGCCTCGAAGACGAAAGTGACACCAATAAGCAGCAAGCACTCCATCGCCCGACTGGAATTGTGCGCAGCACAATTAGCCAGCTTGCTTTATAATCGTGTGAAGTCAGCTGTCGAGTTGCAATCTCCAGCTACATTTTGGACGGATTCAACCACCGTGGTGCATTGGCTACGAGGATCACCAAGctgctggaagccgttcgtcgccAATCGTGTCTCGCAAGTGCAACAGCTTACAACTGGTTGTGCTTGGCGACACATTGCTGGAATAGACAACCCAGCGGACCTTGCATCACGCGGCTGCCTGAGTAAGGAGCTCCTCAACAATCCGTTATGGTGGCAGGGCCCACCATGGCTAAATCAACCGGAAGAGCAATGGCCGGAATCATCGATATCGTCATTTGACGACGACGCTGCCGCAGAAAGACGCGCCTCTACAGTGGCCTGTGCAGTTGTCGAGAAACCGCACCATCGCGTCTTCACGTTATACTCATCGTTCTCGAAGCTCAGAAGAATGATGGCGTATTGGGTTCAATACTTCAACCGTTGTTCAAAACGTCGATCGTATACTGGCCCTGGTATCACGACAGCAGACCTGAGGGAAGCAGAGGAAGTAATGTGCCGATTAGCGCAGAGGGATTATTTCACACAAGAAATAAGAGCACTACAACGGAAGGAATCAATTTCTTCGTCATCGAAGCTGAAGTGGCTGCATCCGCAGCTGGGAGCAGACGGCATCATTCGTGTTGGTGGCAGGCTTAGCAACGCATTGCTATCAGAGGACACCAAACATCCTATCGTGGTTCCCAACGGACATCCGTTAGCCCATCTGCTGATGGATCATTTCCACAAGACGCTGCTACATGCGGGACCACAGCTGATGCTGA TCGCGCCGTTGCAGCTCGGAAGACCAAAGAAGATAAGAGCCCAAAGTGTGGTTCATGGGATGGCTGGGATGTAG